Within Gemmatimonadota bacterium, the genomic segment TTGAGCAAATTACTGATCCCCTCGCATCGGTCTCGGCCGACGGTGCGTACGACAGCAAGGCGGTTTACGAAGCGGCCCATGAGCAAGGTGAAGGACGGGCGGTGCGGGTGCTCATCCCGCTTGGACGTAACGCCCAGCTGAATCCGGAGCCCTCGGCTGCCCTGAGGGAGAGGAACCGGAACATCCGCTCGATCCGAGAACTCGGGCGGCGCGAGTGGCACAGCTCCTCAGGCTATAGCAAGCGCAGCATGGTCGAGAATACCATATTCCGACACAAAACGGGAATTTGTCCTCGACTCCGAGCCATGGTCCACACATGTCGCCCGAGGGTCGCGTGAAGGCGTACGTCCTGGCCGCGGGTTATGCGACGCGCATGTATCCGCTCACCCGAGATATCCCGAAGACTCTGCTCGAGGTGGGAGGAGCGCCGACTCTCACGCACATCATGGGTCGCCTCCGCGTGTTGGACGGACTGACCGAAGTCGTCATCGTCACCAACAAGCGATTCCTTGATCGGTTCGAGTGTTGGCTCGAGACGCAAGACCCCTGGGTCCGGTTCACGCTCCTGAACGATGAAACGACGTCGCATGAGAATCGCCTGGGCGCCATCGGTGACCTGAGATTCGCGCTCAAGATGGTGCCGCTGGAGGATGAGGACGCGATTGTTCTGGCGAGTGACAACCTCTTCGAGGTCGACCTCAGGGACGCTCATCGGGAGTTCCTGGCACGTGGCCGAACGACGATGCTCGTGCGGCGAGTGAAGCTTGACGGGGGACCTTCTCCATACAACGAGGTCACGCTGGGCGAGGACCAGCGGGTCACTCGGCTCCGCGAGAAACCCGCCGACCCGCAGACCGACCTCAGCGCCATCGCCGTCTATTTCTTTCCCCGACAGGATCTGGCGCTCCTCGACGAATACCTGGAGAGCGGGAATCCGGACGCTCCAGGCCACTTCCTAGCGTGGCTCGTGCAGCGCGTTCCCTGTTATGCGAGCCCGCTCGAGGGTGCCTGGTACGACATCGGGAGCCTCGAGAGCCTCGCGGCAGCGCGCGCCCGGTTTAGCGTCAAGTCGTGAGTCTGCAGCGGGTTGGGTTGGGGAGTTCAGGCGCCGGGGTACATCACTCTCCAGATTCGGCCGGGCTTGCCGTTCGAGATGTAGACGCTGCCGCCCGGTCCCACGAGCCGTGAAACACGATGAACGCACCTCCCCGGCCTGGCAACCACGCGACGGCTTCCGAAGCGAGCCTGAGCCGAGAAGCTGGCGGGCTGCTCCAGACACCCCCGAAGTGTCGCACACTGGCGAGACGAGGTGCGGTCAGAAGAAACCCGGCTACATCACGAATCCGCCCACGTCATCGAAGTCGTAGATCACTTCCCGTTGCTCGGTGGCATACCGTGAAGAAGTCGGCCGGTCGAACATCTGCAAAGGCGTGTTCAATATCCCTCAACTCGTCGGTTCCAAAATGCGCCATGTCGACCGAGAATGGCGTGGAGGGCGCAACCTAATCCCCTGCAAGCTCACGGATTAACGATCAGCTGGGTTTTGGAACAGGACGCCACCGATGACCCCTGCGAGATCCCCAAGATGGCGCTCTAGCGCGGATCGGCGGCGGTAGGCCTGGTACGGGCGGACCAGGCGCCTACCGCGGCAGAGATCGCTAGATCCCCGCTCGCGAGTCGGGTGGAAAACGGTGCACCGAAGCAGCCCGAACATGTAGAGAAACATGACGGCCCTCGGGCGTGGCACCGCCGTCGTACACCTTGGCGATGTTGGGGTGGTCCATGACGGCTAGGGCTTGACGCTCGGCCTCGAAGCGGGCGACGACTTGCTTTGTGTCCATCCCTAGCTTGATGATCTTGAGGGCGACTTGCCGCCTGACTGGCTCCAACTGCTCGGCGAGCCACACCTCCCCCATCCCGCCTTCGCCGAGAAGCTCAAGCAGCTTGTAGGGGCCTATCTGGCGTGTCTCAGACACGGTAGCGGCCCTCTAGGGCTGCGTTCAGGCGGGTGATGGCTTCACTCATGCGCTCAAGATGCGGCGCAGGTCAGCAGAGCGCGAGCAGACCCCACTACACCAGGATCGAGCCGAGCATCACCACGCCTTCCGCCAAGATCCGCAGCCAGGGGATCGCCCCTTCGACGCTCACTCCATCCGTCGCGGTCAAACGCCAATGATTTCAGCGCGGACGGCGGACGACTCGAACCCGACGCGGTCCAGAAGCTCCTGGAAGCGGGAGTCGTCGCGCAGGTTGTCGAGCCTGGGATCGACGTTCAGAAGCGGAATACAAGCCGCACTGTCCTCGAACGCCTTGTCCAGCCACTCGATCGCGGCGTCCTCGTCACCGAGCGATAGGTGGACGACCGCGATCTCGTACGCGCAGGTGTAACGCTCCCGCGAGATTTCCTCCACTTCGCTCAGAAGCGCTCTGGCGTCGGACTCCCGGCCGGCCTCGGCGTACCCGTACGCCAGGAAGGCCTTGAGCATGG encodes:
- a CDS encoding transposase, giving the protein MKYPKRSQYKYAKPRYRVRNWAEYEAGLQKRGDVIVWLEGFLRCLAEFFEIDLPIGDHTTLSRRLKTLRVIGFRTLATGRPIHLLIVASDLTARRTHDCTQVPALLEQITDPLASVSADGAYDSKAVYEAAHEQGEGRAVRVLIPLGRNAQLNPEPSAALRERNRNIRSIRELGRREWHSSSGYSKRSMVENTIFRHKTGICPRLRAMVHTCRPRVA
- a CDS encoding protein kinase → MSETRQIGPYKLLELLGEGGMGEVWLAEQLEPVRRQVALKIIKLGMDTKQVVARFEAERQALAVMDHPNIAKVYDGGATPEGRHVSLHVRAASVHRFPPDSRAGI
- a CDS encoding nucleotidyltransferase family protein; its protein translation is MKAYVLAAGYATRMYPLTRDIPKTLLEVGGAPTLTHIMGRLRVLDGLTEVVIVTNKRFLDRFECWLETQDPWVRFTLLNDETTSHENRLGAIGDLRFALKMVPLEDEDAIVLASDNLFEVDLRDAHREFLARGRTTMLVRRVKLDGGPSPYNEVTLGEDQRVTRLREKPADPQTDLSAIAVYFFPRQDLALLDEYLESGNPDAPGHFLAWLVQRVPCYASPLEGAWYDIGSLESLAAARARFSVKS